One Anaerolineales bacterium DNA segment encodes these proteins:
- a CDS encoding M23 family metallopeptidase, translating into MDSFNSDKQMTSPTGGIRSLLLPGATALILAVLVWPVFPVLAGGGWVSLATSTVDMFYGVASTPPALDPTSVLEYPPSTSERPAPYKAPLQLRAEDHFWFDRPIPSTYVNWIDTDYRYASDLNDLFEPHNGVDFPAKAKTPVIASADGIVNWVGVGLFGHFPNINDPYGMAVTIRHDFGYLGQDVFTAYAHLSQVDVSPGQRVKAGDQLGLVGATGNTTGPHLHFEVRIGEDSFYCSRNPELWLVPPIGYGVLAGRIETTDSWPLIEYPFILRRQGTYKEWKLLTYVGNVAHPDDIYQENFVVGDLPAGTYVIDAWVWWRHYYFEVDIAPGQTTFVVIHSGLDPLINPPLIG; encoded by the coding sequence TCCGAAGCCTCCTCCTTCCCGGCGCGACGGCGTTGATTCTGGCCGTGCTGGTCTGGCCGGTTTTTCCGGTGCTGGCCGGCGGCGGATGGGTTTCACTCGCCACTTCCACGGTCGACATGTTCTACGGAGTGGCATCCACTCCCCCGGCCTTGGATCCCACGTCCGTGCTTGAGTATCCGCCCTCCACTTCGGAACGGCCGGCTCCCTACAAAGCCCCTTTGCAGCTCCGCGCCGAGGATCATTTTTGGTTCGACCGTCCAATCCCGTCCACGTACGTGAATTGGATCGACACCGATTACCGCTACGCCAGCGACCTGAACGACTTGTTCGAGCCGCATAACGGCGTGGATTTTCCGGCCAAAGCCAAGACTCCGGTCATCGCCTCCGCAGACGGAATTGTAAATTGGGTGGGGGTCGGCCTCTTCGGCCATTTCCCGAACATCAACGACCCGTACGGCATGGCGGTCACGATCCGGCACGATTTCGGATACCTCGGCCAGGACGTTTTCACCGCCTATGCGCACCTCTCGCAGGTGGACGTTTCCCCCGGGCAGCGGGTTAAAGCCGGCGACCAACTTGGTCTGGTCGGCGCCACGGGCAATACCACCGGCCCGCACCTGCACTTCGAAGTGCGCATCGGCGAAGATTCTTTCTATTGCTCGAGAAATCCAGAGCTATGGCTGGTGCCGCCGATCGGGTATGGGGTTCTGGCCGGCCGGATCGAAACCACCGACTCCTGGCCGCTGATCGAGTATCCGTTCATCCTGCGGCGGCAAGGCACGTACAAGGAATGGAAGCTGTTGACCTACGTGGGGAACGTGGCCCATCCGGACGACATCTATCAGGAGAATTTCGTGGTCGGCGACTTGCCGGCGGGCACCTACGTGATCGACGCCTGGGTTTGGTGGAGGCACTATTATTTCGAAGTGGATATCGCCCCCGGTCAAACGACTTTCGTCGTCATTCATTCCGGATTGGACCCGTTGATCAACCCGCCGTTGATAGGGTAG
- a CDS encoding NAD(P)H-hydrate dehydratase, with product MAHIVNVEQMRALESEADRKGVSYDRMMDRAGEAVFNWTVRQSGPASGKRVVVLCGGGNNGGDGLVAAVHFAQAGAAVRTFLAVERRSGDPRRKAAQAAGCSVEECAREAGYPALAESVKQADVLIDAVLGTGFRLPLRPPILRFMETVGAALAQRRRRPFITAVDCPSGVDCDSGETAPQAIAADLTVTLGAAKPGLVAFPAAESLGRLVVADIGLPGDLEIFKEPGPLLADSGLVGGWLTPRPRNSHKGTYGRVIIVGGSANYPGAPALAGLGAYRTGAGLVTLAVPVPVHPAAVSIVPEATWIVLPDDMGVITAGAAEVLLPEAAAAEALVLGPGMGREKQTAAFLKEMLCRGQGKKAHIGFGAVEKTVGGDEVRRPPWIVDADALRVLSTIPEWWKMLPPGSILTPHPGEMAALTGLAVEAIQRDRTEIALRFAKAWNAVVVLKGAFTVAAAPDGRCAVEPFATPALAKAGTGDVLAGVVGGLVAQGRERWQAAVLGAYLHGRAGELAAEQAGASDSVMAGDAALYLSRSIAELRHAE from the coding sequence GTGGCCCACATTGTCAACGTCGAACAGATGCGCGCGCTGGAATCCGAAGCTGACCGCAAAGGGGTAAGTTATGATCGGATGATGGACCGAGCCGGCGAAGCCGTCTTCAATTGGACGGTCCGCCAATCCGGGCCGGCGTCCGGCAAACGGGTGGTGGTCCTTTGCGGCGGAGGAAACAACGGCGGGGACGGTCTGGTGGCTGCCGTTCATTTCGCGCAAGCCGGAGCCGCCGTGCGGACTTTCCTCGCCGTGGAGCGCCGGAGCGGCGACCCGCGCCGCAAAGCGGCGCAGGCGGCGGGCTGTTCCGTGGAAGAGTGCGCAAGGGAAGCCGGATATCCGGCTTTGGCGGAATCCGTGAAGCAGGCGGATGTTCTCATCGACGCCGTTCTGGGGACCGGGTTCCGGCTTCCGCTAAGGCCGCCGATCCTCCGCTTCATGGAAACCGTCGGCGCCGCCCTGGCACAAAGACGACGCAGGCCTTTCATCACCGCTGTCGATTGCCCCTCGGGCGTGGATTGCGATTCGGGGGAAACCGCCCCGCAAGCCATCGCGGCCGACCTCACCGTCACCCTGGGTGCCGCCAAACCGGGGTTAGTAGCCTTTCCGGCGGCGGAATCACTCGGCCGGTTGGTGGTCGCTGATATCGGTTTGCCCGGAGATTTGGAGATCTTCAAGGAGCCGGGACCGCTATTGGCGGATTCCGGTCTGGTGGGCGGATGGCTGACGCCGCGTCCGCGAAATTCGCATAAGGGAACATATGGGCGGGTTATCATCGTCGGAGGGTCGGCCAACTATCCCGGAGCCCCGGCCCTGGCAGGCTTAGGAGCTTACCGCACCGGCGCCGGATTGGTCACCCTGGCGGTTCCCGTTCCCGTGCATCCGGCCGCAGTTTCCATCGTCCCTGAAGCGACATGGATCGTCCTGCCGGATGATATGGGAGTCATCACGGCGGGAGCGGCGGAAGTCCTGTTGCCTGAGGCCGCCGCGGCAGAGGCCTTGGTCCTCGGACCCGGGATGGGAAGGGAAAAACAGACGGCGGCGTTCCTGAAGGAAATGCTTTGCCGGGGGCAGGGGAAAAAGGCGCACATCGGGTTCGGCGCCGTGGAAAAAACGGTGGGCGGCGACGAAGTGCGCCGTCCGCCGTGGATTGTGGACGCCGACGCCCTGCGTGTTCTTTCCACGATTCCGGAATGGTGGAAAATGCTTCCGCCGGGATCCATCCTGACCCCGCACCCCGGGGAAATGGCGGCCCTGACCGGACTGGCGGTGGAAGCGATCCAACGCGACCGGACGGAAATCGCATTGCGGTTTGCGAAGGCGTGGAACGCGGTGGTCGTTCTGAAGGGGGCGTTCACCGTGGCGGCTGCTCCGGACGGCCGGTGTGCGGTCGAACCGTTCGCAACACCGGCCCTGGCCAAGGCCGGGACGGGGGATGTGCTGGCCGGCGTGGTCGGAGGATTGGTAGCCCAGGGGAGGGAACGCTGGCAGGCGGCGGTGCTCGGCGCTTATTTGCACGGCCGGGCGGGGGAACTGGCGGCCGAACAGGCCGGGGCGTCGGATTCCGTAATGGCAGGCGACGCGGCTTTGTACCTCTCCCGATCCATCGCCGAATTGCGCCATGCCGAATGA